From the genome of Ignavibacteriales bacterium, one region includes:
- a CDS encoding pitrilysin family protein gives MKQNRSFIFIFLILCFSITLFGGEKKKEFKIPYEKYKLSNGLNVILHIDKSDPIAAVYVVYHVGSAREVQGKTGFAHLFEHLRFNESQDIPQGQWFKKLQTAGASIVNGSTNTDRTNYFEVVPKNAVEMALWMESDRMGFLLSKVNQETFVTQQNVVQNEKRQGDNRAYSQSQYMSTKLMYPATHPYSHTVIGQLEDLAAASLQDVFDFHAKYYAPSNATLIVSGDIDVAQTKKWIDKYFAEIKSEPAPAPLAKMSVTLKETVRAYCEDNLANAPRLGMEFPTVEEFNKDAYALEFFGRIFAGSKKSPLYKVIVEEKKLAPNVMARQGSDEVAGSFDISITAFPKVKLGDVEAGVKEAFLRFEKDGFTDKDIERQKAGIEYSFYNQSASVLGKAMRLGDYNIFKGSPDYMATDLKDRMSVTKDDVWRVYNKYIKGENYLITSIVQKGKPELAAPDSKLWVVQEESIEKQGTKKKEVVNAPYVPIPSKIDRTKEPMKGKDPILTLPKIWKDKTKNGIEVFGIKQSELPLVQFSIILKGGMLLDNPDKIGVASLTARLMNEGTKTKTPVELREAIQDLGANINIQGEAESITISGGCLANKLNETFALAKEMIFEPRWDANEFELAKNQTIEGLKRTETAPTSIARSVFEKLVYGTDNILANEPAGSIKSVEAITLDDLKKYYDQYFSPSVAKVMIVGDITKEKAVALFNGLKDWNSKEVKIPASEIVKSAKPGIYFVDVPKAKQSQVFAGHIGPSSTDPDFYKAVVINQKLGGDFSGILNMILREKKSFTYGARSGFTGNAYAGLFLASSAVQANSTFESTQIVRDEIKKYQDGISKEDLDQVKSALLKSNAGKFETLMQLSGMLQPVVMYNLPFNYIKQRETVVQKMTPEEHMKLTQKFIHPDKLIYVIVGDKESQFAKLKELGLGDPVLLDKDGKPVSQ, from the coding sequence ATGAAACAGAACCGATCATTTATTTTTATTTTCTTGATTTTATGTTTTAGCATAACTCTTTTCGGAGGGGAAAAGAAAAAAGAATTTAAAATTCCTTATGAGAAATACAAACTCTCAAACGGATTAAATGTAATTCTGCATATTGATAAATCTGATCCGATTGCTGCTGTTTATGTTGTTTATCATGTAGGATCGGCTAGAGAAGTTCAAGGTAAAACCGGTTTTGCACACTTGTTTGAGCATTTGAGATTCAATGAATCGCAAGATATTCCCCAGGGTCAATGGTTCAAAAAACTTCAAACTGCTGGAGCTTCAATTGTGAACGGTTCAACAAATACCGACAGAACAAATTATTTTGAAGTAGTTCCAAAGAACGCCGTTGAAATGGCATTGTGGATGGAATCTGATAGAATGGGTTTCCTTTTAAGCAAAGTCAACCAGGAAACATTTGTAACTCAGCAGAATGTTGTGCAAAATGAAAAACGCCAGGGAGATAACAGAGCTTATTCTCAAAGTCAGTATATGTCGACCAAACTTATGTATCCCGCAACTCATCCTTACAGTCATACTGTAATTGGCCAACTGGAAGATCTGGCGGCAGCATCTTTACAAGACGTTTTTGATTTTCATGCTAAGTACTATGCACCAAGCAATGCAACATTAATTGTTTCCGGCGATATTGACGTAGCCCAAACAAAAAAATGGATTGATAAATATTTTGCTGAAATAAAATCTGAGCCGGCACCGGCGCCTCTTGCTAAAATGTCGGTTACTTTAAAAGAAACCGTAAGAGCTTATTGTGAAGACAATCTTGCTAACGCTCCAAGATTGGGAATGGAATTTCCTACAGTTGAAGAATTTAATAAGGACGCATACGCACTCGAATTTTTCGGACGTATTTTTGCCGGAAGCAAAAAATCACCTTTATACAAAGTGATTGTTGAAGAGAAAAAACTTGCACCGAATGTAATGGCCAGACAAGGAAGCGATGAAGTTGCAGGTTCTTTCGATATTTCGATAACGGCGTTCCCTAAGGTAAAATTAGGTGATGTTGAAGCGGGCGTAAAAGAAGCTTTTTTGAGATTTGAAAAAGACGGCTTTACTGATAAAGATATTGAAAGACAGAAAGCAGGAATTGAATATAGTTTTTACAATCAAAGTGCGAGCGTTTTAGGTAAAGCAATGCGGCTTGGCGATTATAATATTTTCAAAGGCTCGCCGGATTATATGGCAACGGATCTTAAAGACAGAATGAGTGTTACAAAAGATGATGTATGGAGAGTCTATAACAAATACATAAAAGGTGAGAACTACCTAATTACCAGCATCGTTCAAAAAGGAAAACCAGAATTAGCCGCGCCGGATTCAAAATTATGGGTCGTTCAAGAAGAATCAATTGAGAAACAAGGAACCAAAAAGAAAGAAGTTGTTAACGCACCATACGTTCCCATCCCTTCCAAGATTGATAGAACAAAAGAACCGATGAAAGGAAAAGACCCGATTTTAACTCTTCCAAAAATTTGGAAAGATAAAACTAAAAACGGGATTGAAGTTTTCGGAATCAAGCAGAGTGAATTACCGCTTGTTCAATTCTCAATTATTTTGAAAGGCGGAATGCTGCTTGATAATCCTGATAAAATCGGCGTGGCTTCTTTAACAGCCCGATTAATGAACGAGGGAACAAAAACAAAAACTCCGGTTGAATTGCGTGAGGCTATACAGGATTTGGGAGCCAACATAAATATCCAGGGTGAAGCAGAATCGATAACAATTTCTGGAGGTTGTCTTGCAAACAAATTAAATGAAACTTTTGCTCTGGCGAAAGAAATGATTTTCGAACCGCGCTGGGATGCAAATGAATTTGAACTCGCAAAAAATCAGACCATTGAAGGATTGAAGAGAACTGAAACAGCTCCGACATCAATCGCCAGGAGTGTATTCGAGAAATTGGTTTACGGTACAGATAACATTTTAGCTAATGAACCGGCCGGATCAATTAAATCTGTAGAAGCCATTACTCTAGATGATTTGAAAAAATACTACGATCAATATTTCTCTCCTTCAGTTGCAAAAGTTATGATAGTCGGAGATATAACAAAAGAAAAAGCTGTAGCATTGTTCAACGGTTTGAAGGATTGGAATTCTAAAGAGGTAAAAATTCCAGCTTCGGAAATTGTAAAATCTGCAAAACCAGGAATCTATTTTGTTGATGTCCCTAAAGCGAAACAGTCGCAAGTTTTTGCGGGACATATAGGACCAAGTAGCACAGATCCCGATTTTTACAAAGCCGTGGTAATTAATCAAAAGCTCGGTGGTGATTTCAGCGGAATATTGAACATGATTTTGCGCGAGAAAAAATCGTTCACCTACGGTGCACGTTCCGGATTTACAGGAAATGCCTATGCCGGATTGTTTCTTGCATCATCCGCAGTTCAAGCGAATTCTACTTTTGAATCCACACAGATCGTTCGTGATGAAATCAAAAAATATCAGGATGGAATTTCCAAAGAAGATTTAGATCAAGTAAAGAGCGCTTTGTTAAAAAGCAACGCCGGCAAATTTGAAACCCTTATGCAGCTTTCGGGAATGCTTCAGCCGGTTGTAATGTATAATCTTCCATTCAATTATATCAAGCAACGTGAAACGGTTGTTCAGAAAATGACTCCCGAAGAACATATGAAATTGACTCAAAAATTTATTCATCCCGATAAATTGATTTATGTAATCGTTGGAGATAAAGAATCCCAATTTGCCAAACTGAAAGAGTTAGGCTTGGGAGATCCGGTATTACTTGATAAAGATGGAAAACCTGTATCTCAATAA
- a CDS encoding DUF1015 family protein: MAVIRPFKAVRPSEKVAHLVASVPYDVVNREEAAELAKGNPINFLRVTRSEIELKEKTNVYSQEVYQRAKENFDRLRIEAPLMQDPTPHFYIYRLTMGNHSQTGIAATFSIVDYENDVIKKHEKTRKVKEDDRTNHIITTEAQTGPVFLTYRSVKEVDQVVNDTIGKNNPIYHFTSHDGIKHEVWILQDEYTEIVISEIGKVKNLYIADGHHRAASASRAQKVKMEQNSNHTGEEEYNYFIGVLFPAEQLKILPYNRVIRELKLSKTDFLEKVRKNFTIEETDSQNPQSEKTFTMYLGKKWYLLKPNENVKPGKAFGDKLDVSLLQNYLLHPVLGIEDPRTDTNIDFIGGIRGTEELEKLVDSGKAAVAFSMFPVSVDDLINISDAGETMPPKSTWFEPKLRDGLLVHVI, from the coding sequence ATGGCTGTTATCCGTCCCTTTAAAGCTGTCCGTCCGTCCGAGAAGGTTGCTCATCTAGTTGCCAGCGTTCCTTACGATGTTGTTAATAGAGAAGAAGCCGCAGAACTCGCAAAAGGAAATCCGATTAATTTTTTACGTGTTACACGCTCAGAAATTGAATTGAAAGAGAAGACAAATGTCTACTCACAGGAAGTTTATCAACGGGCTAAAGAAAATTTTGACCGTTTAAGAATTGAAGCGCCTCTTATGCAAGACCCGACACCACATTTTTATATTTACAGACTTACTATGGGTAATCATTCCCAGACCGGAATTGCGGCTACATTTTCTATTGTAGATTATGAAAATGATGTGATCAAGAAGCACGAAAAAACTCGCAAAGTAAAAGAAGACGACCGAACAAATCATATTATTACAACCGAAGCTCAAACCGGTCCGGTTTTTCTAACATATAGATCGGTCAAGGAAGTTGATCAAGTTGTTAACGATACGATCGGCAAAAACAATCCAATCTATCATTTCACATCTCACGATGGAATTAAACACGAGGTTTGGATTCTCCAGGATGAATACACGGAAATTGTCATCTCTGAAATCGGGAAAGTTAAAAATCTTTATATCGCCGACGGACATCACCGTGCCGCAAGTGCAAGTCGTGCGCAAAAAGTTAAGATGGAACAAAATTCAAATCACACTGGAGAAGAAGAGTATAATTATTTTATAGGAGTTCTCTTTCCGGCAGAACAATTGAAAATTCTTCCTTACAACCGCGTAATTCGTGAATTGAAATTGAGTAAGACTGATTTTTTAGAGAAGGTTAGAAAGAATTTTACAATCGAAGAAACGGACTCTCAAAATCCACAATCGGAAAAAACATTTACAATGTACTTAGGAAAAAAATGGTATCTACTAAAACCGAATGAAAATGTTAAACCTGGTAAAGCCTTCGGTGATAAACTTGATGTAAGCTTGCTGCAAAATTATTTGCTTCATCCGGTTCTTGGAATTGAAGATCCTCGCACTGATACAAATATTGATTTTATTGGCGGTATTCGAGGTACGGAAGAATTAGAAAAACTAGTTGATAGCGGCAAAGCAGCTGTTGCTTTTTCTATGTTCCCGGTCTCAGTTGACGACCTGATCAACATTTCCGATGCCGGCGAAACAATGCCTCCAAAATCAACTTGGTTCGAACCAAAATTGAGAGACGGTTTGTTAGTACATGTGATATAA
- a CDS encoding L-threonylcarbamoyladenylate synthase, whose translation MNLIKANKESIRQAAEIIKNGGLVAFPTETVYGLGADGLNPIAVAKIFEVKKRPAFNPLILHIADKNWLKKFSNIQNEKVDRLINKFWPGPLTLVLPKTEIVPDIVTSGNPTVAVRMPNHPVALKLIEASGTPIAAPSANKFGHLSPTEASHVAKYLGDKVDMILDGGKCSVGVESTIIQLHENEIYLLRPGGLSKEEIEKEIGEIKVGSINIDKPNAPGQLPFHYSPQTPLKFFNKKFLDENKKIGMLFFKECKLDFPFAETRILSPSGDLREAAANLFSFLHELEKENLDLILVEAIEEKGLGRAIMDRLKKATNKYIE comes from the coding sequence ATGAATTTAATTAAAGCAAATAAAGAAAGCATTCGGCAAGCTGCTGAAATAATAAAGAACGGCGGGCTCGTTGCATTCCCAACCGAAACGGTTTATGGTTTAGGTGCGGATGGTCTCAACCCTATTGCTGTTGCAAAAATATTTGAAGTGAAGAAACGCCCGGCATTCAATCCGTTGATACTTCACATTGCTGATAAAAATTGGTTAAAGAAATTTTCCAATATTCAGAATGAAAAAGTTGACCGGCTGATAAATAAATTCTGGCCGGGACCTCTGACATTAGTATTGCCAAAGACAGAAATCGTACCGGATATTGTTACATCCGGCAATCCGACTGTAGCTGTCCGCATGCCGAATCATCCTGTTGCACTTAAGCTTATCGAAGCAAGCGGAACCCCAATTGCTGCACCGAGTGCAAACAAGTTCGGTCATTTAAGTCCAACAGAAGCATCGCATGTTGCAAAATATCTTGGCGATAAAGTTGATATGATTCTTGACGGCGGTAAATGTTCGGTCGGTGTGGAGTCAACCATAATTCAACTGCATGAAAATGAAATTTATCTGCTGCGTCCCGGCGGATTATCAAAAGAAGAGATTGAAAAAGAGATTGGCGAAATTAAGGTCGGCAGTATTAATATTGATAAACCCAACGCTCCGGGACAGTTACCGTTCCATTATTCACCTCAAACACCGTTAAAGTTTTTTAATAAAAAATTTCTTGATGAAAATAAAAAAATCGGGATGCTATTCTTCAAAGAGTGCAAATTAGATTTTCCATTTGCAGAAACAAGAATTCTTTCACCGAGCGGTGATCTGCGCGAGGCAGCAGCTAATTTGTTCTCTTTCTTGCACGAACTCGAAAAAGAAAATCTTGATCTAATCCTAGTTGAAGCGATTGAAGAGAAAGGATTGGGACGGGCAATCATGGACAGGTTAAAAAAGGCAACCAACAAATACATTGAATAA
- the trxA gene encoding thioredoxin: MQNLIEGTDLNFTQEVLQSDTPVLVDFWAPWCGPCRMVAPVVEEIANELVGKLKVVKLNTDENFNVAGQYGIMSIPTLGIFKNGKMVDSVIGAVPKHHLVSKITPYLAVSN; encoded by the coding sequence ATGCAAAACCTTATAGAAGGAACTGATTTAAATTTCACACAGGAAGTTTTACAATCCGACACACCGGTACTGGTAGATTTCTGGGCACCATGGTGCGGACCGTGCAGAATGGTTGCTCCTGTAGTTGAAGAAATCGCAAATGAATTAGTCGGTAAATTGAAAGTTGTAAAATTGAATACGGATGAAAATTTCAACGTTGCAGGTCAATACGGAATTATGAGCATTCCTACGTTGGGAATATTTAAGAACGGCAAAATGGTAGATTCTGTAATCGGCGCTGTTCCAAAACATCACCTGGTTAGCAAAATTACACCTTATTTAGCGGTTTCAAATTAA
- the serC gene encoding 3-phosphoserine/phosphohydroxythreonine transaminase: MEKRIYNLSAGPAILPEEVLLDAQKDLFSYKGSGMSIMEMSHRGKIFDAVIKEADADLRKLLGIDDKFSILFLQGGATLQFSMVPLNLMPPKNKADYIVTGAWAEKAVKEAKRVGAVNIAATTKSENYVRIPKQSELKLDPDASYVHFTSNNTIYGTEWRTEPEVGNVPLVCDASSDFLHKKININKYGLIYAGAQKNIGPAGVTVIIVRKDLLERSSDTLHTYMNYKIHSDNETMYNTPATFGIYIAGLVFKWLLNMGGLDEMYRRNVEKAAILYDAFDTSDGYYKGTTVKEDRSLMNVTYRLPNEQLEEKFIKEASAKGFSGLKGHRSVGGIRASIYNAFPKHGVEALVEFMKDFKKNN; encoded by the coding sequence ATGGAAAAAAGAATTTATAATTTGAGCGCGGGCCCGGCAATTCTTCCAGAAGAAGTTTTGCTTGATGCGCAGAAGGATTTGTTTAGTTACAAAGGTTCCGGTATGAGCATAATGGAAATGAGCCACCGCGGAAAAATATTTGATGCCGTCATAAAAGAAGCTGATGCCGATTTGAGAAAACTTCTCGGCATTGACGATAAGTTTTCAATTTTATTTTTGCAAGGTGGGGCAACACTTCAATTCTCCATGGTGCCTTTGAACTTAATGCCGCCAAAAAATAAAGCGGATTATATTGTCACCGGTGCATGGGCAGAAAAGGCGGTTAAAGAAGCTAAAAGAGTTGGCGCCGTAAACATTGCCGCTACAACCAAATCAGAGAATTATGTTCGCATTCCAAAACAATCAGAATTGAAACTCGATCCGGATGCATCTTATGTTCACTTTACATCGAACAACACAATTTACGGAACTGAATGGCGAACTGAACCTGAAGTCGGCAACGTTCCTCTTGTTTGCGATGCATCTTCGGATTTTCTTCACAAGAAAATAAATATTAACAAGTACGGTTTAATTTATGCCGGTGCGCAAAAAAATATTGGTCCTGCCGGTGTTACTGTTATTATCGTTAGAAAAGATTTATTAGAAAGATCATCGGATACTCTTCATACATATATGAATTATAAAATTCATTCTGATAATGAAACTATGTACAACACTCCGGCTACGTTTGGAATTTATATTGCCGGTTTAGTTTTTAAATGGCTTTTAAACATGGGCGGACTAGATGAAATGTACAGACGCAATGTTGAGAAGGCGGCTATATTGTATGATGCATTCGATACAAGCGATGGTTATTACAAGGGGACAACTGTAAAGGAAGACCGTTCATTAATGAATGTAACTTACAGATTGCCGAATGAACAGTTAGAAGAGAAATTTATTAAAGAAGCATCTGCCAAAGGATTTAGCGGTTTGAAGGGTCATCGCTCGGTCGGCGGAATACGTGCGTCAATCTACAATGCGTTTCCTAAACATGGTGTTGAAGCATTAGTTGAATTCATGAAGGATTTTAAGAAGAATAATTAA
- the hisN gene encoding histidinol-phosphatase gives MHELNEFRHFCKWLAEESGKIIKHYWRTQISVEHKPDLSPVTIADKKAEEFMREMIMKKYPNHGILGEEFGEYNPNAGYKWVLDPIDGTKSFICGTVTFGTLIALLKNGEPILGVINQPIINEFLIGDNHTTELNGKQVHVRDCNNLSDAVLLTTDQLNIEKHQDINKFDELVHKVKLYRQWGDCYGYYLVATGYADIMIDPIMSPWDLTALIPIIRGAGGTITDYHGNDALKGKSIIATGGKIHNEVIEILKGE, from the coding sequence ATGCATGAGTTGAATGAGTTTCGACATTTCTGCAAATGGCTCGCTGAAGAAAGCGGCAAGATCATTAAACATTACTGGCGCACCCAAATTTCAGTTGAACACAAACCCGATTTATCTCCAGTAACAATTGCCGATAAAAAAGCCGAAGAATTCATGCGGGAGATGATAATGAAAAAATATCCTAACCATGGAATACTCGGCGAAGAGTTTGGTGAATACAATCCGAATGCCGGATACAAATGGGTTCTCGACCCGATTGACGGCACAAAAAGTTTTATCTGTGGAACTGTTACATTCGGAACACTTATAGCATTATTAAAAAATGGCGAGCCAATTCTTGGTGTTATCAACCAACCGATTATAAATGAATTTTTGATTGGAGATAATCACACTACCGAATTAAACGGCAAACAAGTTCATGTTAGAGATTGCAATAATCTTTCAGATGCGGTACTTCTAACTACAGATCAGCTTAATATTGAAAAACATCAAGACATAAATAAATTTGATGAACTCGTTCACAAAGTAAAACTCTACAGGCAATGGGGCGACTGCTACGGCTACTATCTTGTTGCAACCGGTTACGCCGATATTATGATTGACCCGATAATGAGTCCATGGGATTTAACCGCGCTCATTCCCATTATTCGCGGCGCGGGCGGTACAATTACAGATTATCATGGAAACGATGCGCTTAAGGGAAAAAGTATTATTGCTACCGGCGGAAAGATTCATAACGAAGTGATTGAAATTTTGAAAGGCGAGTAA